In the Malus domestica chromosome 16, GDT2T_hap1 genome, one interval contains:
- the LOC114821990 gene encoding protein IQ-DOMAIN 29-like, giving the protein MGKTPGKWIKNLLLGKKSSKSTFSKGREKSTNKGESLFSSELTVSAPLISPTLVSPPLIEAVASNEVGSEITVAEKLPNDGVIMSSAKEDGQALSSTSQEDLETIKQEQAATKAQSAYRGYVARRAYRTLKGIVRLQALIRGHLVRRQAVSTLFCVQGIVKFQALIRGQLARHSDVLVEGATCFNLSGVSAYSQVERLSKIVFVQKILASLGTTIPLRLEYGPGEPNSSWVWLERWTRSCFWEPVVQPKKNPDSRSRRKHEKSQTKETEKARPKRSVQRLSGTNVENASKHVTPDSEKTKRNLRKVSSPSEVAKVKSNVRKSSDSKKVVSDRSLVGDERPKHSTVKSLVSAAPDDSEQGTSEISKKMEHMAVAVSKQSDLEGSVELPSADEPMEKLDDHPSGDVQPLENNGTSEEFQAINQEPNSRDHVIGNEDTKTSQRRASLPMKFEHQENGVHNTPMKFEQQENGVHNTPRVPSYMAPTASAKARLRGQGSPRFDQDIVEKNVITRRHSLSASTNTKLSSPSPRAHGLVQAGKGVIRSDRSLLSSRDGFDKAIQPEWRR; this is encoded by the exons ATGGGAAAAACCCCTGGGAAATGGATCAAGAACTTGCTTCTTGGGAAGAAATCATCCAAGTCTACTTTTTCCAAAGGAAGGGAG AAATCTACAAATAAAGGGGAGTCACTGTTCTCTTCAGAGTTAACTGTGAGTGCTCCGCTGATATCACCAACATTGGTTTCACCACCGCTGATTGAGGCTGTTGCTAGTAATGAAGTGGGTTCTGAGATCACAGTAGCTGAAAAATTGCCCAATGATGGGGTTATAATGTCATCTGCAAAGGAAGATGGCCAAGCCTTGAGTTCGACTTCTCAGGAAGATCTTGAGACAATCAAGCAAGAGCAAGCTGCCACAAAGGCGCAAAGTGCTTACAGGGGCTATGTG GCTCGACGTGCATATCGGACTCTTAAGGGAATCGTGAGGCTGCAAGCACTTATTCGTGGTCACTTGGTTAGAAGACAAGCTGTATCCACATTATTCTGTGTCCAGGGGATTGTTAAGTTTCAGGCTCTGATTCGTGGTCAACTTGCTAGACATTCTGATGTTTTGGTTGAG GGTGCTACATGTTTTAATTTATCTGGAGTAAGTGCATATTCACAGGTGGAGAGGCTGtccaaaattgtttttgttCAGAAG aTTTTGGCTTCATTGGGTACTACTATTCCTCTACGTCTGGAGTATGGTCCAGGGGAACCTAACTCATCCTGGGTGTGGCTTGAGCGCTGGACCAGGTCATGCTTTTGGGAACCTGTTGTACAACCGAAGAAAAACCCTGATTCAAGGTCTCGTAGGAAGCATGAAAAGAGTCAAACAAAAGAAACTGAAAAGGCCAGACCAAAAAGAAGTGTTCAGAGACTGTCCGGTACAAATGTTGAAAATGCTTCAAAACATGTAACCCCTGATTCTGAAAAGACTAAACGCAATTTGAGGAAAGTTTCTAGCCCTTCAGAAGTTGCGAAGGTTAAAAGTAATGTGAGAAAATCTTCTGATTCCAAGAAGGTGGTTTCTGATCGGTCATTAGTTGGTGATGAGAGACCAAAGCACAGTACTGTGAAGAGTTTGGTTTCTGCTGCTCCTGATGATTCGGAGCAAGGCACTAGTGAAATTTCCAAGAAGATGGAACATATGGCAGTTGCTGTGTCAAAACAGTCCGATCTAGAAGGAAGTGTGGAGCTGCCTTCAGCAGATGAACCTATGGAAAAGTTAGATGACCATCCTTCTGGTGACGTGCAACCATTGGAGAACAATGGGACAAGTGAAGAATTTCAAGCAATAAATCAGGAGCCAAACTCGAGGGATCATGTTATCGGGAATGAGGATACGAAAACCAGCCAGAGAAGGGCTTCTCTACCTATGAAGTTTGAACATCAGGAGAATGGTGTTCATAACACACCTATGAAGTTTGAACAGCAGGAGAATGGGGTTCATAACACACCAAGAGTCCCTAGTTATATGGCACCAACTGCCTCAGCAAAAGCTAGGCTGAGAGGACAGGGCTCCCCCAGGTTTGACCAAGACATTGTTGAGAAGAATGTTATTACCAGGCGGCATTCATTGTCTGCTTCCACCAACACTAAGTTAAGTTCTCCTTCCCCACGGgcacatggactggttcaagcTGGAAAAGGAGTAATCAGAAGTGACAGATCTTTATTGTCTTCAAGGGATGGTTTTG ATAAGGCGATCCAACCAGAGTGGAGGAGGTGA
- the LOC114821960 gene encoding probable LRR receptor-like serine/threonine-protein kinase At1g14390: MNNFWVPICFLLLTLSISSQISTAQLSPSEVRILFQVQKLLEYPEPLQGWTNWTNFCFLPSSPSLRIVCTNNRLTELTVTGNKTKTSPPNQSTLSKSFSIDSLFTVLTKLSNLKSLSLVSLGLWGPLPTKINRFWSLETLNLSSNSISGEIPASLSSIKNLTSINLADNLLNGSVPDLRPLTFLQEINLGNNTLGPGFPSLGDSIQIIVLRNNSMRSDIPTGLKNFDQLTKLDISYNKFVGHIPSFLLSLPSIQFINLSKNELSGALSSNVTCGKNLIVLDISQNFLIGKLPTCVGSNSKASNRTVLDSWNCLSGGNSKYQHPYSFCHKEALAVKPPAETAGKKEENRTKLGVLLGVIGGIVGVAGVVGLLVLVIIKRAGKREAEGRFDRSMAEKTSVRSSPKHNINARRVPQMMRLPTLGLPPYRGFTLEEIDDATNNFDAANLMAEGSHGQVYKGWLRDGSQVQVRCVKLKQKQLPQNLNQSMEGLSKMRHRHLVSLIGHCTVTYQDHPTASSTVFIVLENITNGSLIDHLTDWRKKEWMKWPQRMAVTIGIARGVQFLHTGVAPGIFGNNLKIENILLDESVSAKISNYNLPLPFQVGSEDPRNGQGISSNSHLNSAEAEKEDIYQLGIILLQVLTGRLIKSATELDELRVQLEKGLMEGPSTLREIVDSSMMGSFAYQSLKTAVEITVNCLSRDPSKRPSIDNVLWNLQYSIQVQEGWTSSGNLSAQM, translated from the exons atgaACAACTTCTGGGTTCCTATCTGTTTCTTGCTTCTCACTCTATCCATCTCCTCTCAAATCTCAACCGCTCAGCTCAGTCCAAGCGAAGTTCGAATCCTCTTCCAAGTGCAAAAGCTTCTCGAATACCCCGAACCTCTTCAGGGATGGACGAACTGGACCAACTTCTGCTTCCTCCCTTCCTCCCCCTCCCTCCGGATCGTCTGCACAAACAACCGCCTAACCGAATTAACCGTCACCggaaacaaaaccaaaacctCCCCTCCAAACCAGAGCACTCTGTCCAAATCCTTCTCCATCGACTCCTTGTTCACCGTCCTCACCAAGCTCTCCAACCTCAAATCCCTCTCATTGGTCTCCCTCGGCCTGTGGGGCCCGCTGCCGACGAAGATCAACCGGTTCTGGTCGCTCGAAACGCTCAACCTCAGCTCGAACTCCATCTCCGGCGAGATACCGGCCTCCCTCAGCTCGATCAAGAATCTCACGAGCATAAATTTGGCTGACAATCTCCTCAACGGAAGCGTTCCGGATCTCAGACCGCTAACATTTCTCCAAGAAATCAACCTCGGAAACAACACACTGGGTCCTGGATTTCCCTCTTTGGGAGACAGTATTCAAATCATCGTTCTCAGAAACAACTCCATGAGATCTGATATTCCGACAGGACTGAAGAACTTCGATCAGCTGACGAAACTGGACATCTCCTACAACAAATTTGTGGGTCACATCCCATCTTTCCTCCTCTCGCTGCCCTCCATCCAGTTCATCAATCTTTCCAAGAACGAGCTCAGTGGGGCCCTGTCATCCAACGTAACCTGCGGTAAAAACCTCATAGTTTTGGACATTTCCCAGAATTTTTTGATTGGGAAGCTGCCCACCTGCGTCGGATCGAACTCGAAGGCTTCGAACAGGACGGTTCTGGATTCGTGGAACTGTTTGTCGGGTGGGAACTCGAAGTACCAGCATCCGTATTCCTTTTGCCACAAGGAAGCTCTGGCCGTGAAGCCGCCGGCTGAAACTGcagggaagaaggaggagaacaGGACAAAGCTAGGTGTGTTGCTGGGTGTGATTGGTGGCATTGTGGGTGTTGCTGGTGTTGTTGGGTTGCTGGTTTTGGTCATCATCAAAAGGGCAGGGAAGAGGGAGGCAGAGGGTCGATTTGACAGATCCATGGCGGAGAAAACCTCTGTCAGAAGCTCCCCAAAGCATAATATTAATGCAA GGCGTGTGCCGCAGATGATGAGGTTGCCGACACTCGGGCTCCCTCCGTATCGTGGTTTCACACTCGAAGAAATCGATGATGCAACGAACAATTTCGACGCTGCAAATTTGATGGCGGAAGGATCCCATGGACAG GTGTACAAAGGTTGGCTGAGAGATGGTTCACAGGTGCAAGTGAGATGCGTGAAGTTAAAGCAGAAGCAGTTGCCACAAAACTTGAACCAGAGCATGGAAGGCTTGTCAAAGATGAGGCATAGGCATTTGGTCAGCCTTATAGGACACTGCACTGTCACGTACCAGGACCATCCCACCGCATCTAGCACGGTATTTATTGTTCTAGAGAACATCACCAACGGGTCCTTGATAGACCATCTCACTG ATTGGAGAAAGAAGGAATGGATGAAATGGCCGCAGAGAATGGCGGTTACTATTGGCATTGCGAGGGGAGTCCAGTTCTTGCACACCGGCGTGGCTCCCGGGATCTTTGGAAACAATTTGAAGATAGAGAACATATTGTTGGATGAGAGTGTTTCTGCCAAAATCAGCAACTACAATCTTCCGTTGCCATTTCAG GTTGGTTCAGAGGATCCTCGTAATGGACAAGGGATTAGCAGTAATTCCCATCTGAACAG CGCCGAAGCCGAGAAGGAGGATATTTACCAGCTGGGCATTATTCTGCTTCAAGTTCTTACTGGTAGATTGATCAAATCAGCTACTGAATTGGATGAGCTTAGGGTTCAG TTAGAAAAGGGCTTGATGGAAGGACCATCGACACTACGAGAAATCGTAGATTCGTCGATGATGGGAAGTTTTGCGTACCAGTCGCTGAAGACAGCAGTTGAAATCACAGTCAATTGTTTGAGCAGAGATCCAAGCAAGCGTCCTTCGATAGATAATGTTCTTTGGAATTTGCAGTATTCGATTCAAGTTCAAGAGGGATGGACTAGCAGTGGAAACCTCAGCGCACAAATGTAG
- the LOC103402923 gene encoding ubiquitin-conjugating enzyme E2 2 — protein sequence MSTPARKRLMRDFKRLQQDPPAGISGAPQDNNIMLWNAVIFGPDDTPWDGGTFKLTLQFTEDYPNKPPTVRFVSRMFHPNIYADGSICLDILQNQWSPIYDVAAILTSIQSLLCDPNPNSPANSEAARMFSENKREYNRRVREIVEQSWTAD from the exons ATGTCGACTCCTGCAAGGAAGAGACTGATGAGGGATTTCAAGAGGTTGCAGCAGGATCCCCCTGCGGGTATAAGTGGTGCTCCGCAAGACAACAATATTATGCTTTGGAATGCTGTTATATTTGG GCCTGATGACACCCCATGGGATGGAG GTACGTTTAAGTTGACACTCCAATTCACAGAGGACTATCCAAATAAGCCACCAACAGTGCGTTTTGTTTCTCGAATGTTTCATCCAAATA TTTATGCGGATGGAAGCATTTGTTTGGACATCCTACAGAATCAGTGGAGCCCTATCTATGATGTAGCAGCTATACTTACCTCTATTCAG TCTTTGCTGTGTGATCCAAACCCAAACTCTCCAGCAAATTCAGAAGCTGCACGGATGTTTAGCGAGAACAAGCGTGAATACAATAGGAGAGTCCGCGAGATTGTTGAGCAGAGTTGGACTGCCGATTAA